A genomic segment from Nitrospira sp. encodes:
- a CDS encoding Pyruvate:ferredoxin oxidoreductase, beta subunit has translation MSKERIKISPDLYDIMPSDYQDLVQSATYGKEDRGWKDIGTSKELIEQHSLCAGCPESMAFRYILASLPNPEDTVMVGSTGCTSLVFPMVAVHNIHSLFGNQNAIASGLKRALSVRFPDRVKDVVVLAGDGATVDIGLDMTLQAWFRQEKFTTICFDNELYANTGGQESGLMQKGFVAKMAPVGKLFDKVRLPEIARESGCHYVVNCTVSKPSLVEKVIRNSVLIAREIGPTYVQLYTPCILEIGKNSMEGLQEMRDSEKPTERFAYKEYVSEPAKQLLAELATKDKERKAAAKQLAGKA, from the coding sequence ATGAGCAAAGAGCGAATCAAAATTTCGCCGGATCTATATGACATCATGCCATCGGATTACCAGGATTTGGTCCAAAGTGCGACCTATGGGAAAGAAGACCGTGGCTGGAAAGACATCGGCACATCCAAGGAATTGATTGAGCAGCACTCCTTATGCGCCGGCTGTCCCGAATCAATGGCTTTTCGTTATATCCTGGCATCCCTTCCCAATCCAGAAGACACGGTCATGGTAGGTTCTACGGGCTGCACCAGCCTGGTGTTTCCCATGGTAGCCGTGCACAACATTCACTCTTTGTTCGGCAATCAAAATGCGATTGCCTCTGGTTTGAAACGAGCCCTGAGCGTCCGTTTCCCGGATCGAGTCAAAGACGTGGTTGTCTTGGCTGGTGACGGAGCAACGGTCGACATCGGGCTTGATATGACCTTACAAGCCTGGTTCCGCCAAGAAAAATTCACCACGATCTGTTTTGACAACGAGCTGTATGCCAATACGGGTGGACAGGAAAGTGGTTTGATGCAGAAGGGCTTCGTAGCCAAAATGGCTCCAGTTGGAAAGCTCTTCGACAAGGTTCGCCTTCCGGAAATCGCACGAGAGTCCGGTTGTCACTATGTCGTGAACTGCACGGTGAGCAAACCGTCCCTCGTTGAGAAAGTGATCCGGAACTCAGTGCTAATCGCTCGCGAAATCGGTCCGACCTATGTCCAGCTGTACACGCCTTGCATCTTGGAAATCGGCAAGAACAGCATGGAAGGCCTCCAAGAAATGCGCGATTCTGAAAAACCGACCGAACGGTTTGCCTACAAAGAATATGTAAGCGAACCGGCCAAGCAACTTTTGGCCGAGCTGGCTACAAAAGACAAAGAACGGAAGGCTGCGGCCAAGCAATTGGCCGGGAAAGCTTAA
- a CDS encoding Pyruvate:ferredoxin oxidoreductase, alpha subunit yields MAETKSHIGTQNKKGQTYTDPWKMLNEAPRKPSFYTGSEVIKEAIRRASCDVMIAYPITPQSEAAALIGELFAEGYIGDYFRGESEFAVMSQCAGAAFGGARVFTTTAGPGTMRAMENFPMWAGARLPIQMIVTCRGINSPLSIQPDTLEIAYLLNTGMLVWHAETAQDFFDWILKGYMVSEEPDVHLPLALCCDGFFVTHTKDVVNLTPTDMCLPPYDPYRSPVPCMDMECPPVRMMRDPFVMKSNYISYATHASWQQEVWAAVERSRKHTIHWLDGLIDTENADAEVMIVASGTAVSQGREAIRLLEDEGVRCGLVKVKSLRPWPAEEICEATKNAKHIFVPEFNVTGWLAKEIKATIPNSERVHAGPHVCGGMTMPPEIIVSEIKTALGLRSESLAGRGS; encoded by the coding sequence ATGGCGGAAACGAAATCCCACATCGGGACACAAAATAAAAAGGGCCAGACCTACACCGATCCTTGGAAAATGTTGAATGAGGCGCCTCGCAAGCCCTCTTTCTACACGGGAAGCGAAGTCATTAAAGAAGCCATCCGTCGTGCGAGCTGCGATGTCATGATCGCCTACCCCATTACCCCACAGAGCGAAGCGGCGGCCCTCATCGGAGAATTATTTGCCGAGGGCTACATCGGAGACTATTTCCGGGGCGAGAGCGAATTCGCCGTAATGTCTCAGTGTGCAGGAGCGGCTTTCGGAGGCGCGAGAGTGTTCACAACGACTGCCGGCCCTGGCACCATGCGGGCGATGGAGAACTTCCCGATGTGGGCTGGCGCCAGGCTTCCGATCCAAATGATCGTCACCTGCCGTGGCATCAACTCACCCTTGTCGATCCAACCGGATACGCTAGAGATTGCGTACCTCCTGAATACCGGCATGCTCGTCTGGCATGCGGAAACGGCTCAAGACTTTTTCGACTGGATCCTCAAGGGGTACATGGTTTCGGAAGAGCCAGACGTCCACTTGCCCCTCGCACTCTGTTGCGACGGATTCTTTGTGACGCATACGAAGGACGTGGTAAACCTCACCCCTACCGATATGTGCCTACCGCCGTATGACCCCTATCGTTCGCCGGTACCTTGCATGGACATGGAATGCCCGCCAGTTCGTATGATGCGGGACCCCTTTGTCATGAAGAGCAACTACATCAGCTATGCCACCCATGCCAGTTGGCAGCAAGAAGTCTGGGCGGCGGTGGAGCGATCGAGAAAGCACACGATTCATTGGCTAGACGGTTTGATAGACACCGAGAACGCCGACGCAGAGGTCATGATCGTTGCATCCGGCACCGCCGTATCGCAGGGGCGCGAAGCCATCCGCCTCTTAGAGGATGAGGGCGTCCGTTGCGGACTCGTGAAGGTCAAGTCTCTCAGACCATGGCCAGCAGAAGAGATTTGTGAGGCGACCAAGAATGCCAAGCACATCTTTGTCCCGGAATTTAATGTGACAGGATGGCTGGCAAAAGAAATTAAGGCGACCATTCCTAACAGTGAACGCGTCCACGCTGGACCACACGTCTGCGGCGGAATGACCATGCCACCGGAAATCATTGTATCCGAGATTAAAACGGCTCTCGGGTTGCGTTCCGAGTCACTCGCCGGCAGAGGTAGCTGA
- a CDS encoding proteasome accessory factor PafA2 family protein gives MLNRIFGLETEYGLLVNQERPDHSPSWVAQRIRDHIFHVDRRGLLDLHHRGHDEPPGNGGFLTNAGRIYIDMGHLEYASPECTTLTDLVASDRAGDRIIQHAVTALGLGETVSIIKNNVDHETDATFGSHENFLVTRQFPFSRRGLGPLVTFLVTRQIFTGAGRIGCARDPNDWIQVGGLILHRPGLRDAQDRAIVPYQISQRADYIVNDFFEWVQHNRAIVNTRDEPLADPNHYRRIHLLCGDSNMAEYATALKMGTTGLVLQLIEAGQAPRGLDIDEPVEALQEISRDQDRRWILRLESGQSISAIDVQEQFLAAAQRHCKGQDEETDWVLEQWEALLTDLRGEYAKLVGRIDWASKLWLLETYREAEQVGWDDPVLKSLDLEYHNLHPERGLCFGLEEEGRGPRLTTDKAVSLAQDNPPRNTRAFGRGELVRHLLASGIPKQEPDETADQDDHLACDYIINWSNFKLRGAAPFFMADPFKTYVQEVRSHISDR, from the coding sequence ATGTTGAACCGCATTTTCGGGCTCGAAACGGAATACGGACTCCTGGTGAACCAGGAGCGGCCTGACCATTCGCCGTCTTGGGTGGCCCAACGGATCCGAGATCACATTTTTCATGTCGATCGGCGTGGGCTGCTCGATCTTCACCATCGAGGCCATGATGAACCGCCCGGCAACGGAGGATTCCTGACCAATGCGGGGCGTATTTATATCGACATGGGGCACCTTGAATATGCCTCCCCGGAATGTACGACCCTGACCGACTTGGTGGCGTCGGACCGCGCCGGAGACCGGATCATTCAACATGCGGTGACCGCGCTGGGCCTGGGAGAGACCGTCTCGATCATCAAGAACAACGTCGATCATGAAACCGATGCGACCTTCGGTTCGCATGAGAACTTTCTGGTCACCAGGCAGTTCCCCTTTTCTCGACGTGGACTCGGACCGTTGGTGACGTTTTTGGTGACCCGCCAGATATTCACGGGAGCCGGACGGATCGGTTGTGCGCGTGACCCCAACGACTGGATACAGGTCGGAGGGCTCATCCTCCACCGGCCTGGGTTGCGAGATGCTCAAGATCGGGCGATCGTGCCCTATCAGATCTCCCAGCGGGCCGACTATATCGTGAACGACTTTTTCGAATGGGTGCAGCACAATCGGGCCATCGTCAATACGCGCGACGAACCGTTGGCCGATCCCAATCACTACCGCCGGATCCACCTGCTGTGCGGGGATTCCAATATGGCGGAGTACGCCACGGCGCTCAAGATGGGGACCACCGGACTGGTGTTGCAACTGATCGAAGCCGGCCAGGCTCCGCGCGGTCTCGACATCGACGAACCGGTCGAAGCGCTGCAGGAAATCTCGCGCGACCAGGATCGCCGATGGATCCTGCGATTGGAATCGGGGCAGTCGATCTCCGCCATCGACGTCCAGGAGCAATTTCTCGCCGCGGCCCAACGCCATTGCAAAGGGCAGGATGAAGAGACAGACTGGGTGTTGGAGCAATGGGAAGCTCTGTTGACGGACCTGCGGGGCGAGTATGCCAAGTTGGTCGGGCGGATCGATTGGGCCTCGAAGTTGTGGCTCTTGGAAACCTATCGTGAGGCGGAGCAGGTCGGGTGGGATGATCCCGTGTTGAAGAGTCTCGATTTGGAATATCACAACCTCCATCCGGAGCGGGGGTTATGCTTCGGCCTTGAAGAAGAGGGACGGGGGCCCCGGCTCACGACTGACAAGGCGGTCAGTCTGGCACAGGACAATCCGCCGCGCAATACCCGAGCCTTCGGGCGGGGTGAACTGGTACGCCACCTGCTGGCTTCCGGCATCCCGAAACAGGAGCCCGATGAAACGGCAGACCAGGACGACCACCTGGCCTGCGACTACATCATCAATTGGTCGAATTTCAAATTGCGCGGCGCCGCCCCGTTTTTCATGGCGGATCCGTTCAAGACCTATGTCCAGGAGGTCCGTAGCCACATATCCGATCGATAG
- a CDS encoding Two-component system sensor histidine kinase translates to MKVLAFSALVNGLAAMGLGIFVYFRDPTAPRNRIYGLYCLSIAVWSVFYCGWQLTESQDLAISLLRLLMAGAILIPILYFHHTVTFLDIAARHARALKIGYSLAACFLLVDTTPWLVAGVRPAMAFSFWPVPGFFFHPFLAYFAWYVVYATSLVGVALRDANGIRRHQYAYMLAASIIGYTGGATNFPLWYDVPLLPYGTVLITVYTALMAYTIVRYRLMNISVVLNKGLGYAIVLAIIVVATSIGAVLSNRATGHSTPPLLAGTLFLICGLWVLSNNPRSTVNVVFSGVCGAACFWLFGCFMLFSASHEEEALFWMRVIYTGIVFLPALTYHFAQALAGVAPQDRLIIWNYAVGMLFWGLMSASYLFDGQYVYYWGRYPKAGTLHPLLVAYVVAGGCATVYRLYQGYRLHAASSPLLAAQLKYTFVALALGFTASLDFAQNYGVGFYPLGYLLAGLSVTVIAYTIAKFELMDVSFVPSRPKVILSIKLMGLIPAYLVILLVIRIFTGTFHYLLAGALFALFVVVSSGLANLQKGVERAIGQTLFRERYDAYDTLVQFSKSLVAILELKSLTKEIVQTLARVMNIKTASVYVLDKEQGIYGLTASYGFSTRESMVPPIKMEGEFPKALLRTETALVREEIEYDKADTDYLRLLDTLNGLESEVCIPLISKERLVGFCNLGRRSNQGMYSTEELGLLKTLAQHAAIAIDNALLYEDLRRSQLLMRRTDRLRSLETMAGGFAHEIRNPLTSIKTFVQLAPERRDDVEFMEQFSQVVCEDVERIERLVHEILDYARYMTPKLTQENLNDVVSSCLYFIEVKASSKAITIQKDLAGDLPYVKLDRQQIKQVLLNLFINAMEAIGGEQGGRLSVRTRRLVKQANEPWVQIEVEDSGPGIEPQDLDHIFDPFYTTKHESGEREGTGLGLTIAHQIIQEHGGYFEVISEVGHGTKFMVNLPANPPMAEWHASQVAYDEGKKLAGAFLVRPHLGLDEQFGKSEKAETVIKAASK, encoded by the coding sequence ATGAAAGTGCTCGCCTTCAGTGCGCTGGTCAACGGGTTGGCCGCCATGGGCCTCGGGATCTTCGTGTATTTTCGGGATCCCACGGCTCCGCGCAACCGGATCTACGGGCTGTACTGCCTAAGTATCGCCGTTTGGAGCGTGTTTTACTGCGGATGGCAACTCACCGAGTCTCAAGACCTTGCGATCAGCCTGCTGCGCCTGCTCATGGCCGGCGCGATTCTCATTCCCATTTTGTACTTTCACCACACGGTCACCTTTCTTGATATTGCGGCCCGTCATGCCCGAGCCTTGAAAATTGGCTATAGCCTCGCCGCGTGCTTCCTGCTCGTCGATACGACACCCTGGCTTGTGGCGGGAGTTCGGCCGGCGATGGCCTTCTCGTTCTGGCCGGTGCCAGGGTTCTTCTTCCATCCGTTCCTTGCGTATTTCGCCTGGTACGTCGTCTATGCCACGTCGCTCGTCGGCGTGGCCCTGCGGGATGCCAATGGGATCAGGCGGCATCAATACGCCTACATGTTGGCCGCCAGCATCATCGGCTACACGGGCGGGGCGACGAATTTCCCTCTCTGGTACGACGTGCCGCTGTTGCCCTACGGCACGGTGCTCATTACCGTGTATACGGCCTTGATGGCTTACACGATCGTTCGGTATCGACTGATGAACATCAGTGTCGTACTGAACAAGGGGCTGGGGTACGCCATCGTCCTGGCCATCATCGTGGTGGCCACGTCCATCGGCGCGGTCCTGAGCAATCGTGCCACAGGACACTCGACCCCTCCGCTGTTGGCCGGCACCCTCTTTCTGATTTGCGGCCTGTGGGTGCTCAGCAACAATCCGCGTTCGACGGTCAATGTCGTTTTCAGCGGCGTGTGCGGAGCCGCTTGCTTCTGGTTGTTCGGCTGTTTCATGTTGTTCTCTGCGTCCCACGAAGAAGAGGCCCTCTTCTGGATGCGGGTCATTTATACCGGGATCGTGTTCCTGCCCGCGCTGACCTACCACTTCGCGCAGGCTCTCGCCGGCGTGGCTCCGCAGGATCGCCTGATCATCTGGAATTATGCCGTCGGCATGCTGTTTTGGGGCCTGATGTCTGCCTCCTACCTGTTCGACGGTCAATACGTGTATTACTGGGGCCGGTACCCCAAGGCCGGCACGCTGCACCCGCTGCTGGTGGCCTATGTGGTGGCCGGCGGTTGCGCGACGGTCTATCGCCTCTATCAGGGATATCGCCTGCATGCGGCATCGTCCCCGTTGCTGGCCGCTCAACTCAAATATACCTTCGTGGCCCTTGCCCTGGGATTCACGGCTTCTCTCGACTTTGCGCAGAACTATGGTGTGGGTTTCTATCCCCTCGGCTATTTGTTGGCCGGCCTTTCCGTCACGGTCATTGCTTATACGATCGCCAAGTTCGAATTGATGGACGTGTCGTTCGTCCCCAGCCGCCCCAAGGTCATCCTTTCAATCAAACTCATGGGGCTGATCCCGGCGTACCTGGTGATCCTGCTCGTCATTCGGATCTTTACGGGGACCTTCCACTATCTCTTGGCGGGAGCGCTCTTTGCTCTGTTCGTCGTCGTCTCGAGCGGGTTGGCCAATCTTCAGAAAGGCGTAGAGCGGGCTATCGGGCAGACGCTGTTTCGCGAACGCTACGACGCGTACGATACGCTGGTGCAATTTTCTAAATCTCTCGTGGCGATTCTCGAATTGAAATCGCTCACGAAGGAGATCGTTCAAACGCTGGCCCGTGTGATGAACATCAAGACGGCCTCGGTATACGTGCTCGATAAGGAGCAGGGGATTTACGGGTTGACCGCTTCTTATGGATTCAGTACCCGTGAGTCCATGGTTCCTCCGATCAAGATGGAGGGTGAGTTTCCAAAGGCGTTGTTGCGTACCGAGACGGCGCTCGTTCGGGAGGAAATCGAGTACGACAAGGCGGATACCGATTATCTGCGCTTGCTCGACACGTTGAATGGCCTGGAGTCCGAGGTCTGTATTCCGTTGATCAGTAAGGAGCGGCTCGTTGGGTTTTGTAACCTGGGACGCCGGTCGAACCAGGGCATGTATTCCACCGAGGAATTGGGGCTCCTCAAGACGTTGGCCCAACATGCAGCCATCGCGATCGATAATGCGCTGCTCTATGAAGACCTCCGCCGCTCACAATTGTTGATGCGCCGGACCGATCGCTTGCGGTCGCTTGAAACCATGGCCGGAGGGTTCGCCCATGAAATCCGTAATCCCCTGACCTCCATCAAGACGTTCGTCCAATTGGCCCCTGAACGACGGGACGATGTGGAGTTCATGGAGCAATTCAGTCAGGTCGTCTGCGAAGATGTCGAACGGATCGAACGGCTGGTTCATGAGATTCTGGACTATGCGCGTTATATGACGCCGAAGCTCACGCAGGAAAACCTCAACGATGTGGTGTCATCGTGTCTCTATTTTATCGAGGTGAAGGCGAGCAGTAAGGCCATCACGATTCAAAAAGATTTGGCCGGCGACCTACCGTATGTGAAGCTGGACCGGCAGCAGATCAAGCAAGTGTTGCTGAACCTGTTCATCAATGCCATGGAAGCCATCGGCGGTGAGCAAGGGGGGAGGCTCTCCGTTCGCACGCGCAGGCTGGTCAAGCAGGCCAACGAGCCCTGGGTGCAGATCGAGGTAGAGGACAGCGGGCCGGGAATCGAACCGCAGGATCTGGATCATATTTTCGATCCGTTCTATACCACCAAGCACGAGAGCGGAGAACGGGAGGGAACGGGGCTCGGTTTGACCATCGCGCACCAAATCATCCAGGAGCATGGCGGCTACTTCGAGGTCATCAGCGAGGTCGGCCATGGTACGAAGTTCATGGTCAACCTTCCCGCCAATCCTCCCATGGCAGAGTGGCATGCGTCACAGGTTGCTTACGACGAAGGAAAGAAACTTGCTGGAGCGTTTCTCGTCAGGCCTCATCTCGGATTAGACGAACAATTCGGGAAGTCCGAGAAGGCCGAGACGGTAATCAAGGCTGCCTCCAAGTAG
- a CDS encoding Thiamine pyrophosphate (TPP) domain protein, giving the protein MTQYRVLPGPEHFLPPSAASMGIYLPNPGEAHINGVIVPEEKAYEEAARQFLMAQVPTIFPGPLVLWAWNEKAAKKAAAVRSLYETLKECVQPGQKPMLIPMPDYRPKYPKINPEVEINPNHPNLTIWHNKIDCCMFIGVHCHQANLSLKIIRGGTSCYTVAMCAQAGHEDAMLSFRDATVEKILKLGEWIRKLKGTVKPRLAAAKTGASN; this is encoded by the coding sequence ATGACTCAGTATCGCGTGCTACCAGGGCCAGAACACTTCCTACCGCCATCCGCAGCCTCTATGGGGATTTATCTCCCTAATCCTGGTGAGGCGCATATCAACGGCGTCATTGTTCCTGAAGAAAAAGCTTACGAAGAAGCGGCGCGTCAGTTCCTCATGGCACAAGTTCCGACCATCTTCCCCGGCCCACTCGTCCTGTGGGCGTGGAACGAAAAAGCCGCCAAAAAGGCCGCCGCCGTTCGAAGCCTCTACGAAACGTTGAAAGAATGTGTGCAGCCAGGCCAGAAGCCTATGTTGATTCCAATGCCGGACTATCGCCCCAAGTATCCCAAGATCAACCCTGAAGTCGAAATTAATCCCAACCACCCTAATCTGACTATCTGGCATAACAAGATTGACTGCTGCATGTTTATTGGAGTGCACTGCCATCAGGCAAACTTGTCCCTGAAAATTATTCGTGGCGGCACCTCATGTTACACAGTCGCAATGTGTGCACAGGCCGGACATGAAGATGCGATGCTTTCGTTCAGAGACGCCACAGTCGAAAAAATCCTAAAGTTAGGCGAATGGATCCGCAAATTGAAAGGCACCGTTAAACCAAGGCTGGCAGCAGCCAAGACCGGCGCTTCGAACTAA
- a CDS encoding Transcription termination factor Rho: MAQAKGEVMHLAELKQKTIADLNEVARDLKIEGAANLRKQELIFAILQAQTEKNGVVFGEGVLETLPDGFGFLRAPDSNYLPGPDDIYISPSQIRRFNLRTGDIVSGQIRPPKESERYFALLKVEKVNYEDPEVARDKILFDNLTPLYPEERLNLEFDREEYCTRVMDLTTPIGKGQRGLIVAAPRTGKTMLLQAIARAILKNHKEVTLIVLLIDERPEEVTDWQRQVKAEVISSTFDEPAQRHAQVAEMVLEKAKRLVEHKKDVVILLDSITRLARAYNTIAPPSGKVLSGGLDSNALQRPKRFFGAARNIENGGSLTIMATALIDTGSRMDDVIFEEFKGTGNMEVHLDRRLADKRIFPAIDISQSGTRKEELLVDRDRLNKMWILRKVLSPLGTMEAMEFLMDKIGGTKTNQEFLQSMNR, from the coding sequence ATGGCACAGGCTAAAGGGGAAGTTATGCATCTTGCGGAACTCAAACAGAAGACGATCGCCGATCTGAATGAGGTGGCGCGAGACCTGAAAATCGAAGGCGCCGCAAACCTGCGCAAGCAGGAACTCATTTTTGCCATACTTCAGGCTCAGACCGAAAAGAACGGTGTTGTGTTTGGAGAAGGAGTTCTGGAAACATTGCCGGACGGATTTGGATTCCTCCGTGCGCCCGACTCCAATTATCTGCCTGGCCCGGACGATATTTATATCTCCCCCTCACAGATTCGACGGTTTAACCTCAGAACGGGCGACATTGTGTCCGGTCAGATCCGTCCGCCGAAGGAGAGTGAGCGGTATTTCGCCCTGCTCAAGGTAGAGAAGGTCAACTACGAGGATCCTGAAGTTGCGCGCGATAAGATTCTGTTCGACAACCTGACGCCGCTTTATCCCGAAGAGCGACTCAATCTCGAGTTCGATCGGGAAGAATATTGCACGCGGGTGATGGACCTCACGACGCCGATCGGCAAGGGACAGCGCGGCTTGATCGTGGCGGCCCCTCGTACCGGAAAGACCATGCTCTTGCAGGCGATCGCCCGCGCCATTCTGAAAAATCACAAGGAAGTCACTTTGATCGTCCTCCTGATCGATGAACGGCCGGAGGAGGTGACGGATTGGCAACGACAGGTGAAGGCCGAGGTCATCAGTTCCACCTTCGACGAGCCGGCGCAACGACATGCGCAGGTCGCTGAAATGGTATTGGAAAAGGCGAAGCGTCTGGTCGAACATAAAAAAGATGTGGTGATCCTCCTCGACAGCATCACCCGGTTGGCTCGGGCCTACAACACGATTGCGCCGCCCAGCGGGAAGGTCCTTTCCGGCGGGTTGGATTCCAATGCGTTGCAACGTCCCAAGCGATTCTTCGGCGCCGCGCGGAACATCGAAAACGGCGGCAGCCTCACCATCATGGCTACTGCCTTGATCGACACGGGAAGCCGCATGGACGACGTGATTTTCGAAGAATTCAAGGGAACCGGCAACATGGAAGTGCATCTGGATCGGCGATTGGCCGACAAGCGTATCTTCCCGGCGATCGATATCAGTCAGTCCGGGACCCGCAAGGAAGAGTTACTGGTCGATCGCGACCGTTTGAACAAGATGTGGATTCTGCGAAAGGTCTTGAGCCCCTTGGGAACGATGGAAGCCATGGAGTTCTTGATGGACAAGATCGGCGGTACCAAAACCAATCAGGAGTTTTTGCAATCCATGAATCGCTGA
- a CDS encoding Pyruvate:ferredoxin oxidoreductase, gamma subunit has protein sequence MIKKRLNIRMSGLGGQGAVTAAHVMAMAANRDGKFSISNPFFGAEKRMAPAESYCRIGIERIYDRGELVFPDVIEVFHPQVITMGKSYTMPFYSGIKEGGVVIINSAQNLLSEEDIQRLKDLNVAVFYIAGTELAIEIAGTELSTNMTMIGSVAGITKCVSMEALDGALQERFGKKFVASGGTASLDEAIKKKFAKKEMLLQKNLATVKRAYEIASEWAEKNKIELKVGNPAVAA, from the coding sequence ATGATTAAGAAGAGACTCAATATCCGTATGTCTGGACTCGGCGGCCAAGGCGCCGTCACCGCAGCCCACGTGATGGCCATGGCCGCCAATCGAGATGGAAAATTTTCGATCTCGAACCCGTTCTTTGGAGCCGAAAAGCGCATGGCTCCGGCGGAAAGTTACTGTCGAATCGGCATTGAACGGATCTACGATCGCGGCGAGCTGGTGTTTCCGGACGTCATTGAAGTATTCCATCCCCAGGTTATTACCATGGGAAAGAGCTATACCATGCCGTTTTACTCCGGCATCAAGGAAGGCGGCGTCGTCATCATCAACTCTGCCCAGAATCTCCTGTCGGAAGAAGACATCCAACGATTGAAAGATCTGAACGTCGCCGTTTTCTACATTGCCGGGACTGAGCTCGCCATTGAGATCGCCGGAACGGAATTGTCGACGAATATGACCATGATTGGTTCGGTCGCTGGAATTACCAAGTGCGTGTCCATGGAAGCCTTGGACGGTGCGTTGCAAGAGCGATTCGGGAAAAAGTTCGTGGCCTCCGGAGGAACAGCCTCTCTGGACGAGGCCATCAAGAAAAAGTTCGCCAAGAAAGAAATGCTGCTCCAGAAAAACTTGGCCACCGTCAAACGTGCGTACGAGATTGCCAGCGAATGGGCGGAGAAAAATAAGATTGAATTGAAAGTGGGCAACCCCGCTGTTGCAGCGTGA
- a CDS encoding Hydrolase, alpha/beta fold family functionally coupled to Phosphoribulokinase has protein sequence MNPEGFARPAVFSYDNPMEEAISFTAPLWLRNGHSMTVVPKFWPRGNGLNRLPVERRLFTVALHTQILGYCHWQHNRMKAPTMLLLHGLEGSSESHYMVGLAAKGWNAGFNVLRLNQRTCGGSEALSATLYNSGLSDDFRAIVQELTVIDRLDRLWFVAYSMGGNVALKMAGEIGTALPSLRGLMVVSPNIDPTQCVQALERPSNRLYHDHFVKGLKARILRKAALCPDRWDTTALAQIRTIRAFDDIYTAPDGGYRDVVDYYNRSGARHVMGEIRVPTVIFTAQDDPFIPASMFEASAIKSNPNIALVMTRYGGHCGFFQKRRPGEDRFWVENRIMEQLSIRSRRG, from the coding sequence GTGAATCCTGAGGGATTCGCTCGACCTGCCGTGTTTTCGTATGATAACCCGATGGAAGAAGCAATCTCCTTCACTGCGCCGCTCTGGCTGCGCAATGGTCACAGCATGACCGTCGTGCCGAAATTCTGGCCGCGCGGGAATGGGCTGAACCGGCTGCCTGTCGAACGCCGTCTCTTCACAGTCGCGCTCCACACACAAATCCTCGGATATTGCCATTGGCAACACAATCGGATGAAGGCACCGACCATGCTCCTGTTGCATGGGCTGGAAGGTTCCAGCGAATCTCACTACATGGTCGGGCTCGCCGCCAAGGGCTGGAACGCAGGGTTTAATGTCCTTCGCCTCAACCAACGGACCTGCGGCGGTTCAGAGGCCCTTTCCGCCACGTTATACAACAGCGGACTCAGTGACGACTTCCGAGCCATTGTGCAGGAACTGACCGTCATAGATCGGTTGGACCGGCTCTGGTTCGTCGCCTATTCCATGGGCGGCAATGTCGCCCTCAAAATGGCTGGTGAAATCGGAACCGCGTTACCATCGCTTCGTGGGCTCATGGTCGTGAGTCCCAACATCGACCCCACTCAGTGCGTACAGGCTCTCGAACGACCATCCAACCGGCTTTACCACGACCATTTTGTGAAGGGGCTGAAAGCTCGCATCCTGCGGAAAGCAGCCTTGTGTCCTGATCGATGGGATACGACCGCCCTGGCGCAGATTCGGACAATTCGCGCCTTCGACGATATCTACACCGCACCGGACGGGGGGTACCGGGACGTGGTCGACTATTACAATCGATCGGGAGCGCGCCATGTGATGGGTGAGATCCGTGTCCCTACCGTCATCTTCACGGCCCAGGATGACCCCTTCATTCCCGCCTCCATGTTCGAAGCCTCCGCGATCAAATCCAATCCGAACATTGCACTGGTGATGACACGCTACGGCGGCCATTGCGGTTTTTTTCAGAAACGCCGCCCAGGGGAAGACCGATTTTGGGTGGAGAACCGAATCATGGAACAACTCTCGATACGATCGAGACGCGGATAG
- a CDS encoding Pyruvate:ferredoxin oxidoreductase, delta subunit — MYNVAQVIDEKCTAKKGCRLCIMYCPEANCLDLNTSKMVAEVTIDRCKGCELCVVVCNAAKHEAIVMQAVSATGELINRKGESAALGQAYQG, encoded by the coding sequence ATGTATAACGTTGCGCAAGTGATCGATGAAAAATGCACCGCCAAAAAAGGGTGCCGCCTCTGCATCATGTACTGCCCAGAGGCCAACTGCTTGGATCTCAACACCTCCAAGATGGTGGCAGAAGTTACCATCGACCGATGCAAGGGCTGCGAATTATGCGTCGTCGTGTGTAACGCCGCCAAACATGAAGCCATCGTCATGCAGGCAGTCAGTGCTACAGGCGAATTAATCAATCGAAAGGGCGAATCTGCAGCTCTAGGGCAGGCGTACCAAGGTTAA